The following proteins are encoded in a genomic region of Zea mays cultivar B73 chromosome 9, Zm-B73-REFERENCE-NAM-5.0, whole genome shotgun sequence:
- the LOC103639844 gene encoding pentatricopeptide repeat-containing protein At3g16010: MMTRCGVQLLVARGISSSPCLSRRINQTESEIVRMFHPPIRQSEEAIATIVPRYTYSMRVLDERFIRILKIFKWGPDAEKALEVLMLRVDHWLVREVMKTDVGVNVKMQFFRWAAKRRNYEHDTSTYMALIHCLEVVEQYGEMWKMIQEMVRNPICVVTPTELSDVVRKLGNAKMVSKAIAIFYQIKTRKCQPTAQAYNSMIIMLMHEGQYEKVHQLYNEMSTEGHCFPDTMTYSALISAFCKLGRRDSAIQLLNEMKEIGMQPTTKIYTMLIALFFKFNDAHGALSLFEEMRHQYCRPDVFTYTELIRGLGKAGRIDEAYHFFCEMQREGCRPDTVFMNNMINFLGKAGRLNDATKLFQEMETLRCIPSVVTYNTIIKALFESKSRASEVPSWFERMKASGISPSSFTYSILIDGFCKTNRMEKAMMLLEEMDEKGFPPCPAAYCSLIDALGKAKRYDLACELFQELKENCGSSSARVYAVMIKHLGKAGRLDDAINMFDEMNKLGCAPDVYAYNALMSGLARTGMIDEALSTMRRMQEHGCIPDINSYNIILNGLAKTGGPHRAMEMLSNMKQSTVRPDVVSYNTVLGALSHAGMFEEASKLMKEMNTLGFEYDLITYSSILEAIGKVDHECDP; this comes from the exons ATGATGACGCGTTGCGGTGTACAACTCCTGGTGGCACGGGGGATCTCCTCATCACCATGCCTTTCTCGGAGGATCAACCAAACGG AAAGTGAAATTGTTCGGATGTTTCATCCTCCAATTCGTCAGAGTGAGGAAGCAATAGCAACCATTGTGCCAAGGTACACATATTCTATGCGTGTCTTGGATGAGAGGTTCATTAGGATCCTGAAGATATTCAAGTGGGGCCCTGATGCTGAGAAGGCGCTGGAGGTTCTCATGCTTAGAGTTGATCACTGGTTGGTACGAGAGGTTATGAAAACTGACGTTGGGGTCAATGTGAAGATGCAGTTCTTCAGATGGGCTGCAAAGCGGAGGAATTATGAGCATGACACATCCACTTACATGGCATTGATACATTGTTTGGAAGTAGTGGAGCAGTATGGTGAGATGTGGAAGATGATCCAAGAAATGGTACGGAATCCCATTTGTGTTGTTACCCCAACAGAACTTTCAGATGTAGTTCGGAAGCTGGGGAATGCTAAGATGGTCAGCAAGGCAATTGCAATCTTCTACCAGATCAAAACGCGGAAGTGTCAGCCAACTGCACAGGCATATAACAGCATGATAATAATGTTGATGCATGAGGGCCAATATGAGAAAGTCCATCAACTATACAATGAGATGAGCACTGAGGGTCATTGCTTCCCAGACACTATGACATATAGTGCATTGATTTCTGCCTTTTGCAAATTAGGTCGACGTGATTCAGCAATTCAGTTGTTGAATGAGATGAAGGAGATCGGTATGCAGCCAACTACTAAGATATATACAATGTTAATAGCTTTGTTCTTCAAATTCAATGATGCTCATGGAGCATTGAGTTTGTTTGAAGAAATGAGGCATCAGTATTGTCGACCGGATGTGTTTACTTACACTGAGCTAATCAGAGGCCTTGGTAAAGCTGGCAGAATAGATGAAGCATATCACTTCTTCTGTGAAATGCAGCGAGAAGGCTGCAGGCCAGACACAGTTTTTATGAATAATATGATAAATTTCTTAGGCAAGGCTGGCCGTTTGAATGATGCTACGAAGTTGTTTCAGGAGATGGAAACGTTGCGGTGCATTCCTAGTGTGGTGACATACAATACTATCATAAAAGCACTTTTTGAATCAAAATCTCGTGCTTCTGAGGTTCCATCTTGGTTTGAAAGAATGAAGGCAAGTGGAATCTCCCCCAGTTCGTTCACCTATTCTATCCTTATTGATGGATTCTGCAAAACCAACAggatggagaaggccatgatgCTACTGGAAGAGATGGATGAAAAGGGTTTCCCTCCATGTCCAGCGGCATATTGTAGCCTGATTGATGCTCTTGGAAAAGCCAAGCGTTATGATCTTGCTTGTGAGCTTTTTCAGGAACTAAAGGAAAATTGTGGCTCGTCCAGTGCTCGGGTATATGCAGTTATGATTAAACACTTAGGAAAGGCTGGACGGCTTGATGATGCTATAAATATGTTTGACGAAATGAACAAACTTGGTTGCGCTCCTGATGTTTATGCGTACAATGCTCTCATGTCTGGATTAGCAAGAACAGGCATGATTGATGAAGCTCTTAGTACGATGAGAAGAATGCAAGAGCATGGGTGTATTCCTGATATCAATTCATACAATATTATCCTTAATGGGCTGGCAAAAACGGGAGGACCTCACCGTGCAATGGAAATGCTTTCCAACATGAAACAATCTACAGTAAGACCTGATGTTGTCTCCTATAATACTGTCCTTGGTGCCTTGAGTCATGCTGGCATGTTTGAGGAGGCATCAAAGCTGATGAAAGAGATGAATACATTGGGGTTTGAGTACGATCTTATTACATATTCATCTATACTTGAGGCTATTGGAAAGGTTGATCATGAATGTGACCCTTAA